The sequence TTAACCACATTGCTCAAGTCTCCTACAGGAATCTGAATTGGAAAATCGACAATGGCCAGCGCAATAGCTAAAAGGATGTACCACCCAGCCAAACACGTCACAAAAGTCGAAGCACCAGCGCCCTACATTATTGCACACATCGAATCAGTCTCTCGTCGCTCTCTGGATTAAGCATTGAGTCAGGTATGACATATATCAAGAGCGTACGTACCACAAGTAGTTTGTGAGCATAGTCAGCATTACCAACAAAGTCCTCTGCCATTGCCCAGAACGCTCCTGTCAAAAGTCCAAAAGCAATCGTCAGGCTGAgaaagatgacgaagaaggcAACGTTGGTGCGTAGCGAGCAGACGAGGAATATGATACAGAGTAGACCCATGAAGAGAAACCAGAAGCCTATTTATTCATAACAGAGATGGTCAGAGAACACTTTATATCAAGATAGGAAAAGCACAAAATAGTAGGCGATGGGATAAGACTTACCTAAACTGGCATTGAAGCCAGTTGTTTTCAGTCCCTCTGCACCAGCTTCATTCTCGCCCGCGAATGAAGAGAAGGCCGCAAAGGAAGGATTTAACACTCCGCCGTAAGAAAGCCAAAATGTACCAAATGTGCAAAATACAACGGCGGGGAAACTGTTGCCGAGAATCCATTCGAGAAGGCCGCCGAGGGTCATGAGGATTCCGCCTTGGAAGAAGTACACGGGGCTGGCAGATATTTTCCACCGTTAGTACAACTATTCTCtcgttgaaaaaaaaaaaaaaaggtataggATAAGAAGCACGTATACGCACATTGTTGCCGCGCCGTCACCACCTGCACCGCGCCAGCCCATGAGAGCGCATGACAATGGCGTCAAAGACATGAGGAAACCGACAAGAGCACTGTGCAGAGCCACAAGGTGAGTACATAGTCAGTCCACTTGAGCAAAAATGTTTATCAAATGCGGCAGACGCCAAATGggtgttgttttttttttacattgGTGTTGG comes from Trichoderma asperellum chromosome 3, complete sequence and encodes:
- a CDS encoding uncharacterized protein (EggNog:ENOG41~TransMembrane:6 (i62-81o93-113i120-141o161-182i189-212o232-253i)) — translated: MAEEKGNRANVDSDSDRLDALNRFRSAASISMTPELFEKLYLAPQSKVKGQLRDTFGNPTPIALVGFLMSLTPLSCALMGWRGAGGDGAATIPVYFFQGGILMTLGGLLEWILGNSFPAVVFCTFGTFWLSYGGVLNPSFAAFSSFAGENEAGAEGLKTTGFNASLGFWFLFMGLLCIIFLVCSLRTNVAFFVIFLSLTIAFGLLTGAFWAMAEDFVGNADYAHKLLVGAGASTFVTCLAGWYILLAIALAIVDFPIQIPVGDLSNVVKGRSIRER